The following coding sequences lie in one Girardinichthys multiradiatus isolate DD_20200921_A chromosome 13, DD_fGirMul_XY1, whole genome shotgun sequence genomic window:
- the LOC124879814 gene encoding serine/arginine-rich splicing factor 10-like isoform X1 yields the protein MRPPNTSLFVRNISDESRPEDLRREFGRYGPIVDVYIPLDFYTRQPRGFAYIQFEDVRDAEDALHSLDRKWVCGRQIEIQFAQGDRKTPNQMKSKERRSPGRSSRYDDYDRDGWRRRSRSRSYERYRSRSPSYDRRRRRSESPRESRGRVYGRGRSRSREDDRYRQRPRKESRRRSRSRSASPRENMNPAAASHYTEEEPRQAQSHSKSRSMSRSRSRSRSWAGRKSGGR from the exons ATGAGGCCTCCAAACACGTCTCTGTTTGTCCGGAAcatctctgatgagtccag GCCTGAGGATTTACGGCGTGAGTTTGGCCGCTATGGGCCGATAGTAGATGTCTACATCCCACTTGACTTCTATACACGTCAGCCAAGAGGATTTGCATACATTCA ATTTGAGGATGTGCGAGATGCAGAAGATGCTCTGCACAGCCTGGACAGGAAGTGGGTTTGTGGCCGCCAGATTGAGATCCAGTTTGCCCAGGGTGACCGGAAGA CACCTAATCAGATGAAATCGAAGGAGAGGCGTTCTCCTGGACGATCATCTCGGTACGACGACTACGATCGAGACGGCTGGCGCAGAAGATCTCGCAGCCGCAGCTACGAAAGATATCGATCACGCAGCCCATCTTATGATCGCCGCCGCAGGCGATCGGAGAGTCCTCGAGA ATCTCGTGGCCGGGTGTATGGAAGAGGAAGAAGCAGGAGCCGTGAAGATGACAG GTACAGACAGAGGCCTCGCAAAGAGTCCAGGAGGAGGTCCCGCTCCCGATCCGCATCTCCCCGAGAGAACATGAACCCTGCAGCCGCCTCCCACTACACAGAGGAAGAACCGCGCCAGGCTCAGTCCCACTCAAAGTCCCGCTCCATGTCCCGGTCCCGTTCACGCTCCCGCTCCTGGGCCGGACGGAAGTCTGGAGGACGCTAA
- the LOC124879814 gene encoding serine/arginine-rich splicing factor 10-like isoform X2: MKFKVKHGQSIFEDVRDAEDALHSLDRKWVCGRQIEIQFAQGDRKTPNQMKSKERRSPGRSSRYDDYDRDGWRRRSRSRSYERYRSRSPSYDRRRRRSESPRESRGRVYGRGRSRSREDDRYRQRPRKESRRRSRSRSASPRENMNPAAASHYTEEEPRQAQSHSKSRSMSRSRSRSRSWAGRKSGGR; encoded by the exons ATGAAGTTCAAAGTCAAGCATGGCCAAAG CATATTTGAGGATGTGCGAGATGCAGAAGATGCTCTGCACAGCCTGGACAGGAAGTGGGTTTGTGGCCGCCAGATTGAGATCCAGTTTGCCCAGGGTGACCGGAAGA CACCTAATCAGATGAAATCGAAGGAGAGGCGTTCTCCTGGACGATCATCTCGGTACGACGACTACGATCGAGACGGCTGGCGCAGAAGATCTCGCAGCCGCAGCTACGAAAGATATCGATCACGCAGCCCATCTTATGATCGCCGCCGCAGGCGATCGGAGAGTCCTCGAGA ATCTCGTGGCCGGGTGTATGGAAGAGGAAGAAGCAGGAGCCGTGAAGATGACAG GTACAGACAGAGGCCTCGCAAAGAGTCCAGGAGGAGGTCCCGCTCCCGATCCGCATCTCCCCGAGAGAACATGAACCCTGCAGCCGCCTCCCACTACACAGAGGAAGAACCGCGCCAGGCTCAGTCCCACTCAAAGTCCCGCTCCATGTCCCGGTCCCGTTCACGCTCCCGCTCCTGGGCCGGACGGAAGTCTGGAGGACGCTAA